A part of Streptomyces sp. DSM 40750 genomic DNA contains:
- a CDS encoding maleate cis-trans isomerase family protein — MNVSFLGGPRPQRGVGVIAPFDFALDRELWRWVPDDVSLHLTRTPYVPVEVSLDLARLVSEHETLHEAVRALNEVAPEVVAYACTSGSFVGGVAGERAMGEAMTRAGAAHAVTTSGAMLAALAEVNARRIALVTPYTVSVTQSLEEYLAEAGISVTGRASLGLVRHIWKVPYHDVVAMAHSAVRTATPDALFISCTNLPTYDVIPQLEAELRMPVLSANQVTIWAALRHLGTRAVGPYQALLDESARQTFGAGPVPPPPVLPEEQEGWA, encoded by the coding sequence ATGAACGTCTCCTTCCTCGGTGGACCCCGGCCGCAGCGCGGCGTCGGAGTCATCGCCCCGTTCGATTTCGCCCTCGACCGCGAGCTGTGGCGCTGGGTCCCGGACGACGTCTCCCTCCACCTCACCCGGACGCCGTACGTCCCGGTCGAGGTGAGCCTCGACCTGGCCCGGCTGGTCTCCGAGCACGAGACGCTCCACGAGGCGGTACGGGCCCTCAACGAGGTCGCGCCCGAGGTCGTGGCCTACGCCTGCACCAGCGGCAGCTTCGTCGGCGGGGTCGCGGGGGAGCGCGCGATGGGCGAGGCGATGACCCGCGCGGGCGCCGCGCACGCCGTCACCACCTCCGGCGCGATGCTGGCCGCACTGGCCGAGGTGAACGCGCGCCGCATCGCCCTGGTCACCCCGTACACCGTCTCGGTCACCCAGTCCCTGGAGGAGTACCTCGCCGAGGCGGGCATCAGTGTCACCGGCCGCGCCTCGCTCGGCCTGGTCCGGCACATCTGGAAGGTGCCGTACCACGATGTGGTCGCCATGGCCCACAGCGCGGTGCGCACGGCGACGCCGGACGCCCTCTTCATCTCCTGCACCAACCTCCCCACGTACGACGTCATCCCCCAGCTCGAAGCGGAACTGCGGATGCCCGTTCTCTCGGCCAACCAGGTGACGATATGGGCGGCACTGCGTCACCTGGGTACCCGGGCGGTGGGTCCGTACCAGGCTCTGCTCGACGAGTCGGCCAGGCAGACGTTCGGTGCGGGACCCGTTCCGCCACCGCCGGTACTGCCGGAAGAACAGGAAGGTTGGGCATGA
- a CDS encoding phosphatase PAP2 family protein: protein MPQTEATEAPVIRGATGAPVTEATPSIRLRWWTELPLILLVYGAYSAGRLLARGDTSSAVDHGLAILRIEKALSLNAEHPLNRLFTREPWIGIPADFLYASLHYLVTPVLLVWLFRSRTVRYRAARTWLMTSTFIGLIGFTLLPTCPPRLLDPSYGFVDTMAHYSSWGWWGGEASAPRGLGGMTNQYAAMPSLHVGWALWCGVILWRFGGGSRLVRTAAVVYPLVTTIVVMGTANHYFLDAVAGAAVMGAGLLLTPLVLRIVDQCRVSLGLGAVADGRFGGEVADRFGGEVADRFDGGHGDQVDGVGPRRGEWRDRGRVEEPVEEPVEEPVTPVAVASPGSVSPIVSGGCQTSPGERIPRQRITEPEPGATPSEAGDGAPATAR, encoded by the coding sequence ATGCCGCAGACCGAGGCGACCGAGGCACCGGTTATCAGGGGGGCGACCGGCGCACCGGTTACCGAGGCGACACCGAGCATCCGGCTCCGCTGGTGGACCGAGCTGCCGCTGATCCTGCTGGTGTACGGGGCGTACTCGGCCGGCCGGCTGCTCGCCCGCGGCGACACCTCCAGCGCCGTCGACCACGGCCTGGCGATCCTGCGGATCGAGAAGGCCCTGTCGCTCAACGCCGAGCATCCGCTGAACCGTCTGTTCACCCGTGAGCCCTGGATCGGGATACCCGCCGACTTCTTGTACGCGTCGCTGCACTACCTGGTCACGCCCGTGCTCCTGGTGTGGCTCTTCAGGTCCCGCACGGTGCGCTACCGCGCGGCCCGCACCTGGCTGATGACCTCCACCTTCATCGGCCTGATCGGCTTCACCCTGCTCCCCACCTGCCCGCCCCGCCTGCTCGACCCGTCGTACGGCTTCGTCGACACCATGGCCCACTACAGCTCATGGGGCTGGTGGGGCGGTGAGGCCAGCGCGCCCCGGGGCCTGGGCGGCATGACGAACCAGTACGCCGCGATGCCGAGCCTGCACGTCGGCTGGGCGCTGTGGTGCGGTGTGATCCTCTGGCGCTTCGGCGGCGGCTCCCGTCTCGTACGGACCGCGGCCGTCGTGTACCCGCTGGTCACCACGATCGTGGTGATGGGCACCGCGAACCACTACTTCCTCGACGCGGTGGCCGGCGCCGCCGTGATGGGGGCGGGCCTGCTGTTGACGCCGCTGGTGCTGCGGATCGTGGACCAGTGCCGGGTCTCGCTCGGACTCGGGGCGGTGGCCGACGGCCGGTTCGGTGGCGAGGTCGCAGACCGGTTCGGAGGCGAGGTCGCAGACCGGTTCGACGGTGGTCACGGTGACCAGGTGGACGGCGTCGGCCCGCGGCGCGGTGAGTGGCGGGACCGGGGGCGCGTCGAGGAGCCCGTCGAGGAGCCCGTCGAGGAGCCCGTCACTCCGGTCGCGGTCGCCTCTCCCGGCTCGGTTTCCCCAATTGTCAGTGGTGGGTGCCAGACTTCCCCGGGTGAGCGAATTCCACGGCAGCGGATCACCGAACCCGAGCCGGGTGCCACCCCCTCGGAAGCAGGGGACGGCGCTCCGGCAACGGCTCGCTGA
- a CDS encoding amidase — translation MAQLTELSAVRLVEGYRKAEFSPVDVARAALERAERVQPDVNAFVRIDTETALAQARESEGRWRRGEPAGAVDGVPVTVKDILLMRGGPTLKGSKTISARGSWDEDAPSVARLREQGAVFLGKTTTPEFGWKGVTDSPLSGVTRNPYDLSRTAGGSSGGAAAAVALGAGPLALGTDGGGSVRIPAAFCGVFGLKPTYGRVPLYPASAFGTLAHVGPLTRDAADAALLLDVIGGPDARDWSALAPAPGSFVDALSGGVRGLRVAYSASLGGQVAVQPGVALAVRRAVEGLAGLGAYVTEADPDFSEPVEAFHTLWFSGAARVTQRLGPHQREVLDPGLREIRAIGARLSALDYLAAVDVRMDLGRRMGAFHERYDVLVTPTLPVTAFEAGVEVPRGSGHRRWTGWTPFTYPFNLTQQPAASVPVGLDGDGLPVGLQVVAARHRDDLVLRVAHALYEAGFATAR, via the coding sequence CTGGCGCAACTGACGGAGCTGTCCGCCGTACGACTGGTCGAGGGGTACCGCAAGGCTGAGTTCAGCCCGGTGGACGTGGCGCGCGCTGCTCTGGAGCGGGCCGAGCGGGTGCAGCCGGACGTGAACGCCTTCGTGCGCATCGACACCGAGACGGCGCTCGCGCAGGCCCGGGAGTCGGAGGGGCGCTGGCGGCGCGGGGAACCGGCCGGGGCGGTGGACGGGGTGCCGGTCACGGTGAAGGACATCCTGCTGATGCGGGGCGGGCCGACCCTGAAGGGCTCCAAGACCATTTCAGCGCGGGGGAGTTGGGACGAGGACGCGCCGTCCGTGGCCCGGCTGCGGGAGCAGGGTGCCGTCTTCCTCGGCAAGACCACGACTCCCGAGTTCGGCTGGAAGGGCGTCACCGACTCACCGTTGAGCGGGGTGACGCGGAATCCGTACGACCTCTCGCGTACGGCCGGGGGTTCCAGCGGGGGTGCGGCGGCGGCCGTGGCGCTCGGGGCCGGGCCGCTGGCGCTGGGCACGGACGGGGGTGGCAGCGTCCGTATCCCGGCCGCCTTCTGCGGGGTGTTCGGGCTGAAGCCGACGTACGGGAGGGTGCCGCTGTATCCCGCGAGTGCCTTCGGCACGCTGGCCCATGTGGGGCCGCTGACCCGGGACGCGGCGGATGCCGCGCTGTTGCTGGACGTCATCGGCGGACCCGACGCGCGGGACTGGTCGGCGCTCGCACCCGCGCCGGGGTCCTTCGTGGACGCGCTCTCCGGTGGGGTGCGGGGGCTCCGGGTCGCGTACTCCGCGTCGCTGGGCGGGCAGGTCGCCGTACAACCCGGCGTCGCCCTCGCCGTGCGGCGGGCCGTGGAGGGGCTCGCCGGGCTCGGGGCGTACGTCACCGAGGCCGACCCCGATTTCTCCGAGCCCGTCGAGGCGTTCCACACGCTGTGGTTCAGCGGGGCGGCGCGGGTGACGCAGCGGCTCGGGCCGCATCAGCGGGAGGTGCTGGATCCCGGGTTGCGGGAGATCCGGGCGATCGGGGCGCGGCTCTCCGCGCTGGACTATCTGGCCGCGGTGGATGTCCGGATGGATCTCGGGCGGCGGATGGGGGCGTTCCATGAGCGGTACGACGTGCTGGTCACGCCCACGTTGCCGGTGACCGCGTTCGAGGCGGGGGTGGAGGTGCCGCGAGGGTCGGGGCACCGGCGCTGGACCGGCTGGACGCCGTTCACCTACCCCTTCAACCTGACGCAGCAGCCTGCGGCGAGTGTTCCCGTGGGCCTGGACGGGGACGGGCTGCCGGTGGGACTTCAGGTGGTCGCGGCCCGGCACCGGGACGACCTGGTGCTGCGGGTGGCGCATGCGTTGTATGAGGCGGGGTTTGCAACTGCTCGTTGA
- a CDS encoding AAA domain-containing protein → MTSPEAVLDAGAAAGRATDAILRDTLRGEARGVVVDSPPGAGKSTLVVRAALELASAGRPLMIIAQTNAQVDDLVIRLAEKDPDLPVGRLHSSDSDPYDKALDGLANVRKSTKAGDLAGLDVVISTAAKWAHVKGVEPWRHAIVDEAYQMRSDALLAVAGLFERALFVGDPGQLDPFAIVGSEQWAGLSYDPSASAVTTLLAHNPELPQHRLPVSWRLPASAAPLVSDAFYPFTPFRSGTGHGDRRLAFAVPSDGSGPDRVIDEAAESGWGLLELPARHTPRTDPEAVRAVARVVRRLLDRGGAATSERSEEPVPLTADRIAVGTAHRDQAAAVRSALAELGVADVVVDTANRLQGREYDVTVVLHPLSGRPDATAFHLETGRLCVLASRHRHACVVVCRAGVTDLLDDHPSTEPVQLGVTVKFPDGWEANHSVLAELGEHRVTWRP, encoded by the coding sequence GTGACCAGCCCCGAGGCCGTGCTCGACGCCGGGGCGGCCGCCGGTCGCGCCACCGACGCGATCCTGCGCGACACGCTGCGGGGCGAGGCGCGCGGTGTCGTCGTCGACTCGCCGCCCGGCGCCGGGAAGTCGACGCTCGTCGTCCGCGCCGCGCTCGAACTCGCTTCCGCCGGACGCCCGTTGATGATCATCGCGCAGACGAACGCGCAGGTCGACGACCTGGTGATCCGGCTCGCGGAGAAGGACCCGGACCTCCCGGTCGGCCGGCTGCACAGCAGTGACAGCGACCCGTACGACAAGGCGCTGGACGGCCTGGCGAACGTGCGGAAGTCGACGAAGGCGGGCGATCTGGCGGGCCTCGATGTCGTGATCTCGACGGCCGCGAAGTGGGCGCACGTGAAGGGGGTCGAGCCGTGGCGGCACGCGATCGTCGACGAGGCGTACCAGATGCGGTCGGACGCGTTGCTGGCCGTGGCGGGGCTGTTCGAGCGAGCGCTGTTCGTGGGTGATCCCGGGCAGCTGGATCCGTTCGCGATCGTGGGCAGCGAGCAGTGGGCGGGGCTGTCGTACGACCCGTCGGCCTCGGCGGTGACGACGCTGCTGGCGCACAACCCCGAGTTGCCGCAGCACCGGCTGCCGGTGTCGTGGCGGCTGCCGGCGTCGGCCGCGCCTCTCGTCTCCGACGCGTTCTATCCGTTCACGCCGTTCCGCAGCGGCACGGGGCATGGTGACCGGCGGCTGGCCTTCGCGGTGCCGTCGGACGGCTCGGGCCCGGACCGGGTGATCGACGAGGCGGCCGAGTCGGGGTGGGGGCTGCTGGAACTGCCGGCCCGGCACACGCCCCGTACGGATCCCGAGGCGGTACGGGCCGTCGCGCGGGTCGTACGGCGGCTGCTCGACCGGGGTGGGGCGGCGACCTCCGAGCGGTCCGAGGAGCCCGTGCCGCTGACCGCCGACCGGATCGCCGTCGGCACGGCCCACCGGGACCAGGCCGCCGCAGTGCGCTCGGCGCTGGCCGAGCTGGGCGTCGCGGATGTGGTCGTGGACACGGCGAACCGGCTTCAGGGGCGGGAGTACGACGTCACGGTCGTCCTCCACCCGCTGTCCGGGCGCCCCGACGCGACGGCGTTCCACCTGGAGACCGGGCGGCTGTGCGTCCTCGCCTCCCGGCACCGGCACGCGTGCGTCGTGGTGTGCCGGGCGGGCGTGACCGACCTGCTCGACGACCATCCGTCGACCGAGCCGGTGCAGCTGGGGGTGACCGTGAAGTTCCCGGACGGCTGGGAGGCGAATCACTCAGTGCTGGCGGAGCTGGGCGAGCATCGGGTGACTTGGCGGCCTTAG
- a CDS encoding LLM class flavin-dependent oxidoreductase — MTTDEIRGDAQGTAPVALSVLDLVTVGAGRTATDALRTSVDLARQAERRGFHRYWVAEHHSMPGVASSSPAVILAHLAAHTTRIRLGSGGVMLPNHAPLVIAEQFGTLEAMAPGRVDLGLGRAPGTDGATAAALRRSTSLHEGADDFPEQLAELTRFLDDDFPDGHPYRRIHAVPGPIQATSPGGVQSPHRPPIWLLGSSGFSARLAGSLGLPFAFAHHFSARNTIPALDLYRESFRPSPVLDAPYALIGVSALAADEEKEARRQVRAAALNMVRLRTGRPGLVPTPEEAEAYAFSVVEQDFIDSWNADVVHGTVDEVRTRLDDLQKRTGADELMLTTHAHSADLRLRSYELIADAYDLPGAGGVPQA, encoded by the coding sequence GTGACCACAGACGAGATACGAGGCGACGCGCAAGGCACCGCCCCTGTAGCCCTCTCCGTCCTCGATCTGGTCACCGTGGGCGCCGGTCGTACAGCCACAGACGCCCTTCGCACCAGCGTGGACCTCGCCCGCCAGGCCGAGCGCCGCGGATTCCACCGCTACTGGGTGGCGGAACACCACTCGATGCCCGGCGTCGCCTCGTCCTCCCCCGCGGTGATCCTCGCCCACCTGGCCGCTCACACCACCCGCATCCGCCTCGGCTCAGGCGGCGTGATGCTCCCCAACCACGCCCCCCTGGTCATCGCGGAGCAGTTCGGCACCCTCGAAGCCATGGCCCCCGGCCGCGTCGACCTCGGCCTCGGCCGAGCCCCCGGCACGGACGGCGCCACCGCCGCCGCCCTGCGCCGCTCGACCTCCCTCCACGAGGGCGCCGACGACTTCCCCGAGCAGCTCGCGGAGCTGACCCGCTTCCTGGACGACGACTTCCCCGACGGCCACCCCTACCGCCGTATCCACGCGGTTCCGGGCCCGATCCAGGCCACCTCACCCGGCGGCGTCCAGTCCCCGCACCGCCCCCCGATCTGGCTGCTCGGCTCCTCCGGCTTCAGCGCCCGCCTGGCCGGCTCCCTCGGCCTCCCCTTCGCCTTCGCGCACCACTTCTCCGCGCGGAACACGATCCCGGCCCTCGACCTGTACCGCGAGTCGTTCCGCCCCTCACCGGTCCTCGACGCCCCGTACGCGCTGATCGGCGTCTCGGCCCTCGCCGCGGACGAGGAGAAGGAGGCCCGCCGCCAGGTCAGGGCCGCCGCCCTGAACATGGTCCGCCTGCGCACCGGCCGCCCCGGCCTCGTCCCGACCCCGGAGGAGGCGGAGGCGTACGCCTTCAGCGTGGTCGAACAGGACTTCATCGACTCCTGGAACGCGGACGTCGTCCACGGCACCGTCGACGAGGTCCGCACCCGTCTCGACGACCTCCAGAAGCGCACCGGCGCCGACGAGCTGATGCTCACCACCCACGCCCACAGCGCGGACCTGCGCCTGCGCTCGTACGAACTGATCGCGGACGCGTACGACCTGCCGGGAGCCGGGGGCGTTCCTCAGGCCTGA
- a CDS encoding D-2-hydroxyacid dehydrogenase has product MTSSHRPNLLVLDTEPRPRLGRLTGRATIEYADASTLAERLPYADVLLVWDFASRAVRDAWPGDGPRPRWVHTASAGVDHLLCPELAAAEETVVTNARGVFEAPIAEYVAALVLAMAKDLPRTWELQGRREWRHREALRVAGGRACVVGSGPIGRAIARCLKALGIHTALVGRVARVGVHGPEELDRLLARADWVIAAAPLTEATYGMFDARRFGVMQPSARFVNVGRGQLVVEDALVEALRKRWIAGAALDVFEREPLGPDDPLWEVPGLIVSPHMSGDTVGWRDELGAQFVELFGLWEAGKPLPNVVDKQRGYVPGH; this is encoded by the coding sequence ATGACATCGTCGCACCGACCGAACCTCCTCGTCCTCGACACCGAGCCGCGTCCCCGGCTCGGGCGGCTCACCGGGCGGGCGACGATCGAGTACGCCGACGCCTCGACGCTCGCCGAGCGGCTGCCGTACGCCGATGTGCTGCTCGTGTGGGACTTCGCCTCCCGCGCGGTGCGGGACGCCTGGCCGGGCGACGGGCCGCGGCCGCGCTGGGTGCACACGGCCAGTGCGGGCGTGGACCATCTGCTGTGCCCCGAACTCGCCGCCGCCGAGGAGACGGTGGTCACGAACGCGCGCGGGGTGTTCGAGGCACCGATCGCCGAGTACGTCGCTGCGCTCGTCCTTGCCATGGCCAAGGACCTGCCGCGCACCTGGGAGTTGCAGGGGCGGCGGGAGTGGCGGCACCGGGAGGCGTTGCGGGTGGCGGGCGGCCGGGCCTGCGTGGTGGGGTCCGGGCCGATCGGGCGGGCGATCGCGCGCTGCCTGAAGGCCCTCGGCATCCACACGGCCCTGGTCGGCCGGGTCGCGCGCGTCGGCGTCCACGGTCCCGAGGAACTCGACCGGCTGCTGGCCCGCGCCGACTGGGTGATCGCGGCCGCGCCGCTGACGGAGGCCACGTACGGCATGTTCGACGCCCGGCGGTTCGGGGTCATGCAGCCGTCCGCGCGGTTCGTCAATGTGGGGCGCGGGCAGCTCGTGGTGGAGGACGCGCTCGTCGAGGCGCTGCGGAAGCGGTGGATCGCGGGGGCGGCGCTGGATGTCTTCGAGCGCGAGCCGCTGGGCCCGGACGACCCGCTGTGGGAGGTGCCCGGGCTGATTGTCTCGCCCCACATGAGCGGGGACACGGTGGGGTGGCGGGACGAACTCGGCGCCCAGTTCGTGGAGTTGTTCGGGCTGTGGGAGGCGGGCAAGCCGCTGCCCAACGTGGTCGACAAGCAGCGCGGGTACGTGCCCGGGCACTGA
- a CDS encoding maleate cis-trans isomerase family protein has translation MTALGFLYPGHSAEDDYPRMEQLLGSDIRLDVVHTDIGEDAHRVDALREMGAHERLAAGCEALRLSGAEAVVWACTSGSFVYGYEGAHDQIRTLARTAGLPASSTSFAFAHAAREIGATRVAVAATYPDDVAQLFVDFLAAAGVEVLSVRGAGIITAAEVGTWTLDDTLALARSADHPDADALLLPDTALHTASHIPTLEKERGKPVLTANQVSVWEALRLADRRVNAPELGTLFTREPIVQV, from the coding sequence ATGACCGCACTCGGTTTCCTCTACCCGGGCCACTCCGCCGAGGACGACTATCCGCGTATGGAGCAACTGCTGGGCAGCGACATCCGGTTGGACGTGGTGCACACCGACATCGGCGAGGACGCGCACCGGGTGGACGCGCTGCGCGAGATGGGCGCCCACGAACGGCTCGCCGCCGGCTGCGAGGCCCTCCGCCTGTCCGGCGCGGAGGCCGTCGTCTGGGCCTGCACCAGCGGCAGTTTCGTCTACGGCTACGAAGGCGCCCACGACCAGATCCGCACCCTCGCCCGCACCGCCGGCCTGCCCGCCTCGTCCACCTCCTTCGCCTTCGCCCACGCGGCCCGGGAGATCGGTGCCACCCGGGTCGCCGTGGCCGCGACCTATCCCGACGACGTGGCTCAGCTGTTCGTGGACTTCCTGGCGGCGGCGGGCGTGGAGGTCCTGTCCGTACGAGGCGCGGGCATCATCACGGCGGCGGAGGTCGGCACCTGGACCCTCGACGACACCCTCGCCCTGGCCCGATCCGCCGACCATCCGGACGCGGACGCGCTGCTGCTGCCGGACACGGCCCTCCACACCGCCTCCCACATCCCCACCCTGGAGAAGGAGCGGGGCAAACCGGTCCTCACCGCCAACCAGGTGAGCGTCTGGGAGGCCCTGAGGCTGGCAGACAGGAGGGTGAACGCTCCCGAGCTGGGGACCTTGTTCACACGAGAGCCGATCGTGCAGGTGTGA
- a CDS encoding M6 family metalloprotease domain-containing protein, translating to MRCSQDPHPEVSVQRPLPWKGLLGDRAPSLRSTAAMLTSLTALAATSLIAAPSVAVPLSEACALRRTQAHHSEGLDTWNSSYPRPTRDLDAVLVFLSFPDAAPLTTPAELTADHFPATSEFFERASYGKFVLRPHPRREWLEMPRPSTAYAIRRDWNAEHRAAYLKDALATADPRVDFSRFDIVYFVADPHAPGVDSDATKVVNLETPLEVDGTGLRRVVTVFERHPPDRLVLAHETGHVFDLPDLYHRPSDGKGDWDTHVGDWDLMGSQFALAPDLFAWHKWKLGWLEPRQVTCVRGTGSTRLTLEAVGAGPKGRYEGESGEVGKAGGGGRPAGGGDGVGAGSEVGSGGGGAAGAWAFGVGRGTKLAVVPTGPDSALGIEARGAVGNDGSVCTQGVLVYRIRSGAESGTGPIEVIDAHPRTEACWEESVYPPLADAPVGTGESFTVPGEAVRVVVEGRTASGAWTVQITTGGGEPVV from the coding sequence ATGCGGTGTTCCCAAGATCCGCATCCGGAGGTCTCCGTGCAGCGTCCGCTCCCCTGGAAGGGACTCCTCGGCGACCGGGCGCCCAGTCTGCGCAGTACAGCGGCCATGCTCACCTCCCTGACCGCGCTCGCGGCGACCTCGCTGATCGCGGCCCCCTCGGTCGCCGTACCGCTGTCGGAGGCGTGCGCGCTGCGGCGCACCCAGGCCCACCACTCGGAGGGTCTCGACACCTGGAACTCCTCGTATCCACGCCCCACCCGCGACCTCGACGCCGTACTTGTCTTCTTGTCATTCCCTGACGCGGCCCCGCTCACCACTCCGGCCGAGCTGACCGCCGATCACTTTCCGGCCACCAGTGAATTCTTCGAACGTGCTTCGTACGGAAAGTTCGTTCTCCGTCCCCATCCGCGCCGCGAGTGGCTGGAGATGCCGCGGCCCTCGACGGCGTACGCCATACGGCGTGACTGGAACGCGGAGCACCGGGCCGCCTACCTCAAGGACGCGCTCGCGACGGCCGACCCGCGCGTCGACTTCTCCCGCTTCGACATCGTGTACTTCGTCGCCGACCCGCACGCGCCCGGCGTGGACTCGGACGCGACGAAAGTGGTCAACCTCGAAACCCCGCTGGAGGTCGACGGCACGGGCCTGCGCCGAGTCGTCACCGTGTTCGAGCGGCACCCGCCGGACCGTCTCGTCCTCGCCCACGAGACCGGTCATGTCTTCGACCTCCCCGACCTCTACCACCGCCCCTCCGACGGCAAGGGCGACTGGGACACCCATGTCGGCGACTGGGACCTCATGGGCAGCCAGTTCGCCCTCGCCCCGGACCTCTTCGCCTGGCACAAGTGGAAGCTCGGATGGCTGGAACCGCGCCAGGTGACGTGCGTACGGGGGACCGGGAGCACACGGTTGACGCTGGAGGCGGTGGGGGCGGGACCGAAGGGCAGGTACGAGGGGGAGAGCGGCGAGGTCGGGAAGGCGGGCGGCGGTGGGCGGCCCGCGGGCGGCGGTGACGGCGTCGGTGCCGGTTCAGAGGTCGGCTCCGGTGGCGGTGGCGCGGCCGGGGCGTGGGCCTTCGGCGTCGGCCGGGGTACGAAGCTGGCGGTCGTCCCCACCGGCCCCGACAGCGCCCTCGGCATCGAGGCGCGGGGCGCGGTCGGCAACGACGGCTCCGTCTGCACCCAGGGCGTCCTCGTCTACCGCATCCGCAGCGGCGCCGAGTCCGGCACCGGCCCCATCGAGGTCATCGACGCACACCCCCGCACCGAGGCCTGCTGGGAGGAGTCCGTCTACCCGCCCCTCGCGGACGCCCCGGTGGGCACGGGTGAGAGCTTCACGGTGCCGGGGGAGGCCGTCCGGGTGGTGGTGGAGGGGCGGACGGCGTCCGGGGCGTGGACGGTGCAGATCACGACGGGCGGCGGTGAACCGGTGGTGTGA
- a CDS encoding putative bifunctional diguanylate cyclase/phosphodiesterase: MSGTSQGPAPAADLVRPAVTERHVNASDQSSAESPTTPAAFSVAPLAMAVVDRDGLVVTANGAMGTLLAVGADTLVGRVAAELVDLASDTRTWHAYREVLRGRQARLRCTRRLKQPDGTWLWVQVSVAPLPEEEQAVLLSVADISANRQLQARLRHLQMHDPVTRLPNRTLFFEQLSTALDRDAYDEAGTGRIGLVYLDLDGFKAVNDTLGHNVGDRLLTAVAERLTRCADEAALHRTAGSAAGAPLVARLGGDEFALLVEDSTGTEQLADLADSVLKALQAPFELAGQRLSVSASIGVVERQSASTTATGLMQAADTTLYWAKADGKSRWTLFDPERNAHRMTRQALSSTLRAAVGRGEFVLEYQPLVGMAEGEVRGVEALVRWHHPQFGLLTPNRFISLAEEDGSIVQLGRWILATACRQARRWQIDHPDRPPIFVSVNVAVRQVWDSDLVADVAEILAETGLAPHLLQLELTESALMGSAGRPLQALKALSDMGVRIAIDDFGTGYSNLAYLSRLPVSVLKLDGAFVRGFQYESPQEGGAGDDGQPNPADEIIVEALVQLAHRLGLTVTAEGVETDAQASRLRRLGCDTGQGWLYSRAVSPERIAELLGAAACPQA; encoded by the coding sequence GTGAGCGGAACGTCCCAAGGGCCGGCGCCCGCGGCAGATCTCGTCCGGCCGGCGGTTACAGAGCGTCACGTCAATGCGTCAGATCAGTCGTCGGCGGAGAGTCCCACCACCCCCGCCGCCTTCTCCGTCGCGCCGCTCGCGATGGCCGTCGTCGACCGGGACGGGCTTGTCGTCACCGCCAACGGGGCGATGGGGACACTGCTCGCGGTCGGCGCGGACACGCTGGTGGGGCGGGTGGCCGCCGAGTTGGTGGATCTGGCCTCGGACACCCGCACCTGGCACGCGTACCGCGAGGTGCTGCGCGGACGGCAGGCCCGGCTGCGCTGTACGCGCCGTCTCAAACAGCCCGACGGGACCTGGTTGTGGGTCCAGGTGTCGGTGGCGCCGCTGCCCGAGGAGGAGCAGGCGGTGCTGCTCTCGGTCGCCGACATCAGCGCCAACCGCCAGCTCCAGGCCCGGCTCCGCCATCTGCAGATGCACGACCCGGTGACCAGGCTCCCCAACCGCACCCTCTTCTTCGAACAGCTCTCCACCGCCCTCGATCGGGACGCCTACGACGAGGCGGGCACCGGCCGGATCGGCCTGGTCTATCTGGACCTGGACGGCTTCAAGGCGGTCAACGACACCCTCGGCCACAACGTCGGCGACCGGCTCCTCACGGCCGTCGCCGAGCGGCTCACCCGGTGTGCCGACGAGGCCGCCCTTCACCGGACGGCCGGCTCGGCGGCCGGGGCACCGCTGGTGGCCAGGCTCGGCGGCGACGAGTTCGCGCTGCTCGTCGAGGACTCCACCGGCACGGAACAACTCGCCGACCTGGCCGACTCCGTCCTGAAGGCCTTGCAGGCGCCCTTCGAGCTGGCCGGTCAGCGGCTGTCCGTCTCCGCCTCGATCGGGGTCGTCGAACGGCAGTCGGCGAGCACGACGGCGACCGGGCTGATGCAGGCCGCCGACACGACGCTGTACTGGGCGAAAGCCGACGGCAAGTCCCGCTGGACGCTGTTCGACCCCGAGCGCAACGCCCACCGGATGACCCGCCAGGCCCTGTCCTCGACGCTGCGGGCTGCCGTCGGGCGGGGTGAGTTCGTCCTGGAGTACCAGCCGCTGGTGGGCATGGCGGAGGGCGAGGTGCGCGGGGTCGAGGCGCTGGTGCGCTGGCATCACCCGCAGTTCGGCCTGTTGACGCCGAATCGGTTCATCTCACTGGCCGAGGAGGACGGTTCGATCGTCCAGCTCGGCCGATGGATTCTGGCCACCGCCTGCCGGCAGGCCCGCCGCTGGCAGATCGACCACCCCGACCGGCCGCCGATCTTCGTCAGTGTGAACGTGGCCGTCCGCCAGGTGTGGGACTCCGACCTGGTCGCCGACGTCGCCGAGATCCTCGCGGAGACCGGCCTCGCCCCGCACCTGCTCCAGCTGGAGCTCACCGAATCCGCGCTCATGGGCTCCGCCGGCCGCCCCCTCCAGGCCCTCAAGGCCCTCAGCGACATGGGCGTACGCATCGCCATCGACGACTTCGGCACCGGGTACTCCAACCTCGCGTACCTCAGTCGGCTGCCGGTGTCGGTGCTGAAGCTCGACGGGGCCTTCGTACGGGGGTTCCAGTACGAGAGCCCGCAGGAGGGCGGGGCCGGGGACGACGGGCAGCCCAACCCCGCCGACGAGATCATCGTCGAGGCCCTCGTCCAGCTCGCCCATCGGCTCGGGCTCACCGTCACGGCGGAGGGCGTGGAGACCGACGCGCAGGCCTCCCGGCTGCGCCGGCTCGGCTGCGACACCGGGCAGGGGTGGCTGTACTCCCGCGCGGTGTCACCGGAACGGATCGCGGAGCTGCTGGGGGCGGCGGCCTGCCCTCAGGCCTGA